The following proteins are co-located in the Longimicrobium sp. genome:
- a CDS encoding stage II sporulation protein M, giving the protein MVQAPPAPAHVLADRQVDVETPEHVAIGYELADLGSRFTALLLDLLIVVFTNLAFLATAAFFVWMVGGKNMLGGVGWGIYLFLGFVFFWGYFALLEGLRDGQTLGKKWMGIRVVHDGGYPVTVRASAIRNLVKLGVDIQPVGSCAIGGLSMMLHPQTKRLGDMAAGTVVVRDRTGQPIPEDNPAAADAPSLGRPRLADDEFAAVSMFVSRRLSLDGHVRAELSRKLMARVEHHVADDPRRMQVSPDAYLCTLHADETARRQASGAGGRAGTAQATALVRRQREEWNEYQKMLEMARKQGLDKLGETRVSRFATLYRGVAADLARARTYGGSQELLYSLERIVGSGHNLFYRPPVRSWRRFRVFLAGGFAALARRLWRPITVALALFYVPAVLSFAAIRTQPTLAREMIPAEMIARAENAAAKEARGEGYYDVTEVEMPGMASSLISNNVGVTFTAFAGGILAGAGTVLILVFNGLHLGSVAGLFANQGQSLHLWTFVAGHGVIEITAICIAGGAGLWLGSAILFPGRLTRREVLQRRAREAVSLIGGTAVMLIIAGLIEGFISTSPLPTAIKFTLAAIFGLAMVCYFALAGHGERYQADADAAAERDAKPAAPRPAAA; this is encoded by the coding sequence ATGGTCCAGGCACCTCCCGCACCCGCGCACGTCCTCGCCGACCGGCAGGTGGACGTCGAAACGCCCGAGCACGTGGCCATCGGCTACGAATTGGCCGACCTGGGCTCGCGCTTCACCGCGCTGCTCCTGGACCTGCTGATCGTGGTGTTCACCAACCTGGCGTTCCTGGCCACCGCCGCCTTCTTCGTGTGGATGGTGGGAGGCAAGAACATGCTGGGCGGGGTGGGATGGGGCATCTACCTGTTCCTGGGCTTCGTGTTCTTCTGGGGATATTTCGCGCTGCTGGAAGGCCTTCGCGACGGGCAGACGCTGGGCAAGAAGTGGATGGGCATCCGCGTGGTGCACGACGGCGGGTATCCCGTCACGGTGCGCGCCTCCGCCATCCGCAACCTGGTGAAGCTGGGCGTCGACATCCAGCCTGTGGGCTCGTGCGCCATCGGCGGCCTTTCGATGATGCTTCATCCACAGACCAAGCGCTTGGGCGACATGGCGGCGGGAACGGTCGTGGTGCGCGACCGCACCGGGCAGCCCATCCCCGAAGACAACCCCGCCGCCGCCGACGCGCCCAGCCTGGGGCGCCCGCGGCTGGCCGACGACGAGTTCGCGGCCGTGTCGATGTTCGTCTCGCGCCGGCTTTCACTGGACGGGCACGTGCGCGCCGAGCTGTCGCGCAAGCTGATGGCGCGCGTGGAGCATCACGTGGCCGACGACCCGCGCCGGATGCAGGTGAGCCCCGACGCGTACCTGTGCACGCTCCACGCGGACGAGACGGCGCGGCGGCAGGCCTCGGGCGCCGGGGGGCGCGCGGGGACGGCGCAGGCCACGGCCCTCGTGCGGCGGCAGCGGGAAGAGTGGAACGAGTACCAGAAGATGCTGGAGATGGCGCGCAAGCAGGGTCTCGACAAGCTGGGCGAAACCCGCGTGTCGCGCTTCGCCACCCTGTACCGCGGCGTGGCGGCAGACCTGGCGCGCGCCCGCACCTACGGCGGCTCGCAGGAGCTGCTGTACTCGCTGGAGCGCATCGTGGGCAGCGGCCACAACCTGTTCTACCGCCCGCCCGTGCGCTCGTGGCGCCGCTTCCGGGTGTTCCTGGCCGGCGGGTTCGCCGCGCTGGCCCGCCGGCTGTGGCGGCCCATCACCGTGGCGCTGGCGCTGTTCTACGTGCCCGCCGTGCTCAGCTTCGCCGCCATCCGCACGCAGCCCACGCTGGCGCGCGAGATGATCCCCGCCGAGATGATCGCCCGGGCCGAGAACGCGGCGGCCAAGGAGGCGCGGGGCGAGGGGTACTACGACGTCACCGAGGTGGAGATGCCCGGGATGGCGAGCAGCCTGATCAGCAACAACGTGGGGGTTACGTTCACGGCCTTCGCGGGGGGCATCCTGGCCGGGGCGGGAACGGTGCTGATCCTGGTGTTCAACGGGCTTCACCTGGGCTCGGTGGCCGGGCTGTTCGCGAACCAGGGGCAAAGCCTTCATCTGTGGACCTTCGTCGCGGGCCACGGGGTGATCGAGATCACCGCCATCTGCATCGCGGGCGGTGCCGGGCTGTGGCTGGGCTCCGCCATCCTGTTCCCCGGCCGCCTCACGCGGCGCGAGGTGCTGCAGCGGCGCGCGCGCGAGGCCGTGTCGCTGATCGGCGGAACCGCCGTCATGCTGATCATCGCCGGGCTGATCGAGGGGTTCATCAGCACCTCGCCCCTGCCGACCGCCATCAAGTTCACGCTGGCCGCCATCTTCGGGCTGGCGATGGTCTGCTACTTCGCCCTGGCCGGCCACGGCGAACGGTACCAGGCCGACGCCGACGCCGCGGCCGAGCGCGATGCAAAGCCGGCGGCGCCCCGGCCCGCCGCCGCGTGA
- a CDS encoding RNA methyltransferase: MSETDGREQAAGRASLEGVVVVLWQTQDYVNIAGTIRAMKNFGLSRLRLIQPALWDPWRIEGIAHGTHDLVERTEIHDSLESALGDCSYVIGMTARSRRAKRAVTRPREIAPELLVRARQSVAGEGGPVALLYGREDHGLSNEALDMCHRTCIIPTSEHSSLNLAQAVLVMAYEMWMEAEGADQAFRAPRRGDAPPADVAALERLFDDTERALWAVDFFKARQTETVMRTLRELVRRADPDMREAGFLRAIFIEVVKYVRRIGGLPPEAEPRDFRSAPPPVDGE; encoded by the coding sequence GTGAGCGAGACGGACGGGCGGGAGCAGGCGGCGGGGCGCGCGTCGCTGGAGGGGGTGGTGGTGGTCCTGTGGCAGACACAGGACTACGTGAACATCGCGGGAACCATCCGCGCGATGAAGAATTTCGGCCTTTCGCGGCTGCGGCTCATCCAGCCGGCGCTGTGGGACCCGTGGCGCATCGAGGGGATCGCCCACGGCACCCACGACCTGGTGGAGCGCACGGAGATCCACGACTCGCTGGAAAGCGCGCTGGGCGACTGCTCGTACGTGATCGGGATGACGGCCCGCTCGCGCCGGGCCAAGCGCGCCGTCACCCGCCCGCGCGAGATCGCGCCGGAGCTGCTGGTGCGCGCGCGCCAGTCGGTGGCGGGGGAGGGCGGGCCCGTGGCGCTGCTGTACGGGCGCGAGGACCACGGGCTGAGCAACGAGGCGCTGGACATGTGCCACCGCACCTGCATCATCCCCACCTCCGAGCACTCGTCGCTGAACCTGGCGCAGGCGGTGCTGGTGATGGCGTACGAGATGTGGATGGAGGCCGAGGGCGCCGACCAGGCGTTCCGCGCCCCCCGCCGCGGTGACGCTCCCCCGGCGGACGTGGCCGCCCTGGAGCGCCTGTTCGACGACACGGAGCGCGCGCTGTGGGCGGTGGACTTCTTCAAGGCGCGGCAGACGGAAACGGTGATGAGGACCCTCCGCGAGCTGGTGCGCCGTGCCGACCCCGACATGCGCGAGGCGGGCTTTCTCCGCGCGATCTTCATCGAGGTGGTGAAGTACGTCCGCCGCATCGGCGGTCTGCCACCCGAGGCCGAGCCCCGCGACTTCCGCTCGGCGCCTCCGCCGGTGGACGGCGAATAG
- a CDS encoding S8 family serine peptidase — MYRYRIAAAGLLTLAAAACADAPNAPEARPTEIAPRQSVSDAVVPGEVLVKMKPGFSITDLTGRADGPSFNRALASASRTSVVGVERGAERAEAERLMQDERVEYAEPNFLRQPLAINPKLWAFYNPGGMTAYFSDPADSRYGQPLPASYASVLDADMDVVEGSGAGGSPVVISSIDTGVDMDHPEFTGRLIAGKDWVTGDNNPEDEDGHGTHTSGTMAGSTVGVAGVAGAASNVKILVQRVCGPNGCPTSAIVNAIYAAADYPGMVAMNLSLGGSIESRSEKEAIKYAAVTKGVLVIAAAGNSGSGKVGCPACDPYAISVSALNWSGTLTTYSQYGSGLDISAPGGQLYSNTTDEMGIWASYLSGGYAMLQGTSMATPNVTGVAAVIASKTGLRGNALRSRLESTTDDIGTAGYDTKYGNGRANLYRALTGTSLGAGL, encoded by the coding sequence ATGTACCGTTACCGCATCGCAGCCGCCGGGCTGCTCACGCTGGCCGCTGCCGCCTGCGCCGACGCTCCCAACGCCCCCGAGGCGCGCCCCACCGAGATCGCCCCGCGCCAGTCGGTGTCGGACGCCGTGGTTCCCGGCGAGGTGCTGGTGAAGATGAAGCCCGGCTTCTCGATCACCGACCTGACCGGCCGTGCGGACGGACCTTCGTTCAACCGTGCCCTGGCCTCCGCCAGCCGCACCTCGGTGGTGGGTGTGGAGCGCGGCGCTGAGCGCGCCGAGGCCGAGCGCCTGATGCAGGACGAGCGCGTGGAGTACGCGGAGCCCAACTTCCTGCGCCAGCCGCTTGCCATCAACCCCAAGCTGTGGGCCTTCTACAACCCGGGCGGCATGACGGCGTACTTCAGCGATCCGGCTGACTCGCGCTACGGCCAGCCCCTGCCCGCCTCGTATGCCTCGGTGCTCGACGCCGACATGGACGTGGTCGAGGGCAGCGGCGCCGGCGGCTCGCCGGTGGTCATCAGCAGCATCGACACGGGCGTCGACATGGACCACCCCGAGTTCACGGGCCGCCTGATCGCGGGCAAGGACTGGGTGACCGGCGACAACAACCCCGAGGACGAAGACGGCCACGGCACGCACACCAGCGGCACCATGGCCGGCAGCACGGTCGGCGTGGCGGGTGTCGCCGGCGCCGCCAGCAACGTGAAGATCCTCGTTCAGCGCGTCTGCGGCCCCAACGGCTGCCCCACCTCGGCCATCGTCAACGCCATCTACGCGGCGGCTGACTACCCGGGCATGGTGGCGATGAACCTGTCGCTGGGCGGCAGCATCGAGTCGCGCTCCGAGAAGGAAGCCATCAAGTACGCCGCCGTGACCAAGGGCGTGCTGGTGATCGCGGCCGCCGGCAACAGCGGCAGCGGCAAGGTTGGCTGCCCCGCCTGCGACCCGTACGCCATCTCGGTGTCGGCGCTCAACTGGAGCGGCACCCTGACCACGTACTCGCAGTACGGCAGCGGCCTGGACATCTCGGCCCCGGGCGGCCAGCTGTACAGCAACACCACGGACGAGATGGGCATCTGGGCCTCGTACCTGAGCGGCGGCTACGCCATGCTCCAGGGCACCTCGATGGCCACCCCGAACGTGACCGGCGTCGCCGCGGTGATCGCCAGCAAGACGGGCCTGCGTGGCAACGCGCTGCGCAGCCGCCTCGAGAGCACCACCGACGACATCGGCACGGCGGGCTACGACACCAAGTACGGCAACGGCCGCGCGAACCTGTACCGCGCGCTGACCGGCACCTCGCTGGGCGCCGGCCTGTAA
- a CDS encoding SPFH domain-containing protein, which produces MQNAKTVMMGGGAFLLLLLVFIMGTNSFTRVDSTEHCVLTRYGSVVKRKMSTGLNFTPLSDPTCFKMTQRNFPENEDGKEVIQATTADPVTVEGDVAVTWSYNPSSIYQVFLDKRTPEAAETEVLNAVREGYRNALNAWTVNRIFSAQRANLSEDVRRQIQSKLGNRAIIHQVFVRDIRIPPAIEQARIAAAQQAQVLDKAQKQFVIDSVEARGRVMRAEADARAKELEARSYAANPALIQLESAKAMSQGLSQACRGVQTCVIGGSVMDTWKSQAP; this is translated from the coding sequence ATGCAAAACGCAAAGACCGTGATGATGGGCGGAGGCGCGTTCCTCCTGCTCCTCCTGGTGTTCATTATGGGCACCAACTCCTTTACGCGGGTAGACAGCACCGAGCACTGCGTACTGACCCGCTACGGATCCGTGGTGAAGCGCAAGATGAGCACGGGGCTGAACTTTACCCCGCTCTCGGACCCCACGTGCTTCAAGATGACGCAGCGCAACTTTCCCGAGAACGAGGACGGCAAGGAAGTGATCCAGGCCACCACGGCCGACCCGGTGACGGTGGAAGGCGACGTCGCGGTCACCTGGAGCTACAACCCGAGCTCCATCTACCAGGTGTTCCTGGACAAGCGCACGCCCGAGGCCGCCGAGACGGAGGTGCTGAACGCCGTGCGCGAGGGCTACCGCAACGCGCTGAACGCGTGGACGGTCAACCGCATCTTCTCGGCGCAGCGCGCCAACCTGTCGGAAGACGTGCGGCGGCAGATCCAGTCGAAGCTGGGCAACCGCGCCATCATCCACCAGGTGTTCGTGCGCGACATCCGCATTCCGCCCGCCATCGAGCAGGCGCGCATCGCGGCGGCGCAGCAGGCCCAGGTGCTGGACAAGGCACAGAAGCAGTTCGTGATCGACAGCGTAGAGGCGCGCGGCCGCGTGATGCGCGCCGAGGCGGATGCGCGCGCCAAGGAGCTGGAGGCGCGGTCGTATGCCGCGAACCCTGCGCTGATCCAGCTGGAAAGCGCCAAGGCGATGAGCCAGGGCCTGTCGCAGGCGTGCCGCGGCGTGCAGACCTGCGTGATCGGCGGGAGCGTGATGGATACCTGGAAGAGCCAGGCGCCATGA
- a CDS encoding S9 family peptidase yields MALSPDGRRVVFVQTEVDSAENRYRRDLWIANTDGTGLRRLTWTNAAAIGAPRFSPDGRMLAFSQARQGGRGQVWILPLAEGGEAWPLTSLPTGAGGPVWSPDSRRIAFTSQLTPQQLAATDSAAAADSTRADSARGRVDGAAVRNIHRDRQAALASIRALLAANAGEQDPRVVTRLDYLGETSIEEERYGQVYVVDVRQGARPVQITRAAYGIGAPEWTPRGDSLVFSAGPPAAGQHPDYQMESDLVIAPASGGGTPRTLAEPRFAENNAIVSPDGRYIVYTRSLQAEFFTATNTELVVMRRDGSDRRSVTGAMDRGVGAFTITGDGWLYFTVQSEGAQPLYRTRLDRIAPVPVVQGPRGVLAFDVAGGRVAWAEMNPERPSDVYVADAAGRGARRLTALNDSLLARVYTSPYHEVWYPSFDGRRIQGWYLLPIGHRPGVRAPLAVQIHGGPHAMWGPGEASMWLEYQMLAGAGYTVFFSNPRGSGGYGNEGLRSIQRAWGTPPARDILIGADTILARGLADPAKQVVTGGSYAGFMTAWLIAKESPERFRAAVAARGVYDLAIWYGSSNTWRLFEGEFGTRPWEDPEVVRQQSPLTYVANIRTPLLLLHADTDFRTTVAGAEAMYRALKVLGREVEFVRYPREGHELTRAGEPKHRVDHMLRTLEYFERYVSH; encoded by the coding sequence GTGGCGCTTTCGCCGGACGGGCGTCGCGTCGTGTTCGTGCAGACGGAGGTGGATTCGGCAGAGAACCGCTATCGGCGCGACCTGTGGATCGCCAACACCGACGGCACGGGGCTGCGCCGGCTGACGTGGACCAACGCCGCCGCCATCGGCGCGCCGCGGTTTTCGCCGGACGGGCGGATGCTGGCGTTCAGCCAGGCGCGGCAGGGCGGGCGCGGGCAGGTGTGGATCCTTCCCCTGGCCGAGGGCGGCGAGGCGTGGCCGCTGACCAGCCTGCCCACCGGCGCCGGCGGCCCCGTGTGGTCGCCCGACTCACGCCGCATCGCCTTCACCTCGCAGCTCACGCCCCAGCAGCTGGCGGCCACGGACTCCGCCGCGGCCGCCGATTCCACCCGTGCAGACTCGGCGCGCGGCCGGGTGGACGGGGCGGCGGTGCGCAACATCCACCGCGACCGGCAGGCGGCGCTGGCCTCCATCCGCGCCCTGCTGGCCGCCAACGCCGGCGAGCAGGACCCGCGCGTGGTCACCCGGCTGGACTACCTGGGCGAAACCTCCATCGAGGAAGAGCGCTATGGCCAGGTGTACGTGGTCGACGTGCGGCAGGGCGCGCGGCCGGTGCAGATCACCCGCGCCGCGTACGGCATCGGCGCGCCCGAGTGGACGCCGCGCGGGGACTCGCTGGTGTTCAGCGCCGGCCCGCCCGCGGCCGGGCAGCACCCCGACTACCAGATGGAGAGCGACCTGGTGATCGCCCCGGCGTCGGGCGGCGGCACGCCGCGGACGCTCGCGGAGCCGCGCTTCGCCGAGAACAACGCGATCGTGTCGCCCGACGGCCGGTACATCGTCTACACGCGCTCGCTGCAGGCCGAGTTCTTTACCGCCACCAACACCGAGCTGGTGGTGATGCGGCGCGACGGCAGCGACCGCCGCAGCGTCACCGGGGCGATGGACCGCGGCGTGGGCGCATTCACCATCACCGGCGACGGCTGGCTGTACTTCACCGTGCAGTCCGAGGGCGCGCAGCCGCTGTACCGCACACGGCTGGACCGAATCGCCCCGGTGCCGGTGGTGCAGGGCCCGCGCGGTGTGCTGGCCTTCGACGTGGCGGGCGGGCGCGTGGCCTGGGCCGAGATGAACCCCGAGCGCCCCAGCGACGTGTACGTGGCCGACGCCGCCGGCCGCGGCGCCCGGCGTCTGACGGCGCTGAACGACTCGCTGCTCGCCCGTGTGTACACGAGCCCGTACCACGAGGTGTGGTATCCCTCGTTCGATGGGCGGCGCATCCAGGGCTGGTACCTGCTCCCCATCGGCCACCGGCCGGGCGTGCGCGCGCCGCTGGCGGTGCAGATCCACGGCGGGCCGCACGCCATGTGGGGGCCGGGCGAGGCGTCGATGTGGCTGGAGTACCAGATGCTGGCCGGCGCCGGATACACCGTCTTCTTTTCGAACCCGCGCGGCTCCGGCGGATACGGCAACGAGGGGCTGCGCAGCATCCAGCGCGCCTGGGGTACGCCGCCCGCCCGCGACATCCTGATCGGCGCCGACACCATCCTGGCGCGCGGCCTGGCCGATCCCGCCAAGCAGGTGGTGACGGGCGGCAGCTACGCCGGGTTCATGACGGCGTGGCTGATCGCCAAGGAGTCGCCGGAGCGCTTCCGGGCGGCGGTGGCGGCCCGTGGCGTGTACGACCTGGCGATCTGGTACGGATCGTCGAACACCTGGCGGCTCTTCGAGGGCGAGTTCGGCACCCGCCCGTGGGAAGACCCCGAGGTGGTGCGCCAGCAGTCGCCGCTGACGTACGTGGCCAACATCCGCACGCCGCTCCTGCTCCTGCACGCCGACACGGATTTCCGCACCACCGTCGCGGGCGCCGAGGCCATGTACCGCGCGCTCAAGGTGCTGGGGCGCGAGGTGGAGTTCGTGCGCTACCCGCGCGAGGGGCACGAGCTCACCCGCGCGGGCGAGCCCAAGCACCGCGTGGACCACATGCTGAGGACGCTGGAGTACTTCGAGCGGTACGTTTCGCACTGA